A genomic segment from Psychrobacter arcticus 273-4 encodes:
- a CDS encoding energy transducer TonB produces the protein MLTAVALVAMKPSAPKIAPPKQTPPIEIELVSLPAALPKEIVKVAKPVKKEAAKVAIEKTAPVPKQQAIAKPKPFAEMSKQQVVQEKKPVIAPVVKKEKTTSITQEKPPQKQIQQEEPHPAIDKAISEQRANKPQANDQQAEQRRIVAAQAEKAAQEAQMQQAQAKEAQRVANAKAARDAQAKASAEAANDAAQKAVRAAKQVEGAIKAATGSNDPVNFTASSANWVSAPNFSFPERVARRANSGDTLNVVLVLRVNKQGGIDSVRIAQSSGIAALDKEAQRQVRSGKFKPFMKNGAPVVGNVTLPVTYIVP, from the coding sequence GTGCTCACGGCAGTGGCATTGGTGGCAATGAAACCGTCTGCGCCCAAAATCGCGCCGCCAAAACAGACGCCGCCTATAGAAATAGAGCTGGTGTCATTACCTGCTGCGTTACCGAAAGAAATAGTCAAGGTTGCTAAACCTGTTAAAAAAGAAGCCGCTAAGGTCGCGATAGAGAAAACAGCACCAGTGCCAAAGCAGCAGGCTATAGCAAAACCAAAACCGTTCGCAGAGATGTCAAAACAACAAGTGGTACAGGAAAAGAAACCTGTTATTGCACCGGTAGTTAAAAAAGAAAAGACAACCTCGATTACTCAAGAAAAGCCGCCACAAAAACAGATTCAGCAAGAAGAGCCACATCCCGCTATTGATAAGGCCATATCTGAGCAGCGCGCTAATAAGCCACAAGCCAACGATCAGCAAGCTGAACAACGTCGTATCGTAGCAGCGCAAGCGGAAAAAGCGGCGCAAGAAGCACAGATGCAACAGGCGCAGGCTAAAGAGGCGCAAAGAGTAGCAAATGCTAAAGCCGCTCGAGATGCCCAAGCTAAAGCGAGTGCCGAAGCGGCAAATGACGCGGCTCAAAAAGCAGTAAGAGCGGCTAAGCAAGTAGAAGGGGCCATCAAAGCAGCTACTGGAAGTAATGATCCTGTTAACTTTACCGCCAGCTCGGCAAATTGGGTATCAGCTCCGAACTTCAGTTTCCCTGAGCGTGTCGCACGACGAGCAAATTCGGGTGATACGCTCAACGTAGTGTTGGTGCTGAGAGTCAATAAACAAGGGGGTATTGATAGTGTGCGTATCGCTCAATCTTCTGGAATTGCAGCATTAGATAAAGAAGCACAGCGACAAGTCCGTTCTGGAAAATTCAAACCCTTTATGAAAAATGGCGCGCCCGTAGTCGGTAATGTCACGTTACCTGTTACTTATATCGTGCCATAA
- a CDS encoding TetR/AcrR family transcriptional regulator: MTQSAKTNTPSASEGVVHRNQQDIRAQNQAVILTAAEEEFVLQSYRGATMQGIADRAGLPKANVHYYFKNKKNLYEMVLRTIIQEWNDGLVTMTVDSDPKTVIEKFVRTKLHQAFAHPNRHKLFALEVIGGAPHLHDFMSTAMKDWALDKTQVMKTWHEQGKIAIADPLQLLILIWATTQRYAEFETEIVGLMQKSAYDETDEARAADFLIPFILRGCGLE, translated from the coding sequence ATGACTCAAAGTGCTAAAACAAATACCCCATCTGCCTCTGAGGGCGTGGTTCATCGCAATCAGCAAGATATTCGTGCTCAAAATCAAGCGGTGATTTTGACTGCCGCTGAAGAAGAGTTTGTGCTACAAAGCTATCGCGGTGCCACGATGCAGGGTATTGCTGATCGAGCAGGGCTACCAAAAGCCAATGTACATTACTACTTTAAGAATAAGAAAAATCTGTACGAAATGGTCTTGCGCACCATTATTCAAGAGTGGAATGATGGCTTGGTGACGATGACGGTAGATAGCGATCCCAAAACAGTTATCGAAAAATTTGTCCGCACCAAATTGCATCAAGCGTTTGCGCACCCAAACCGCCATAAGCTATTCGCGTTAGAGGTCATCGGCGGTGCCCCGCATTTACATGATTTTATGTCGACTGCGATGAAAGATTGGGCACTGGATAAAACACAAGTCATGAAAACATGGCACGAGCAAGGCAAAATCGCCATTGCTGACCCCTTACAGCTATTGATTTTGATTTGGGCAACCACGCAGCGCTATGCAGAGTTTGAAACAGAAATCGTCGGTTTGATGCAAAAGAGCGCGTATGATGAGACAGACGAGGCACGCGCCGCTGACTTCTTAATACCTTTTATACTACGGGGTTGCGGACTCGAGTAG
- a CDS encoding Trp family transcriptional regulator, producing the protein MSTDPYRSLSNHLASCDDSVDIDMLLSALLTDKEQFEIANRIRIFDLLERGVTQREISEQLGVGIATVSRGAKAMQIHDVSALLATHRQEA; encoded by the coding sequence ATGAGTACTGACCCTTATCGCAGTTTATCAAATCATTTAGCCAGTTGTGATGACAGCGTCGATATTGACATGCTACTAAGCGCACTGTTAACAGATAAAGAGCAATTTGAAATTGCCAATCGTATTCGTATTTTTGATTTATTAGAGCGCGGCGTCACCCAACGTGAAATCTCTGAACAGTTAGGCGTAGGTATTGCGACCGTCTCTCGCGGTGCCAAAGCCATGCAAATTCACGATGTCAGTGCGCTGCTAGCAACCCACAGACAAGAGGCTTAA
- a CDS encoding anthranilate synthase component I family protein, producing the protein MTSPVPQHDQPALIDIPSKPQRIKLTQDIDFFALFKRIEHVFETCYLLESLGEDSHMSRHHAIGFDPIMTVTAIDRTTLAITDNKTAGTKHYQTDNPYQLLRTITPQHVIAREQSGGLVGYLGYDSVNFFEPSVNAKPSDDFEPFKFGVYLDGLTFDKMTGEIFYFYYPTAQQDNRIEQIKALLDAPISSHKPPTVEFLGDGMSKEEHAKVVMQVKEDIISGRIFQCEVGFKSKYRIAGDKMPIYEKLRAVNPSPHMYFMKFTQQCIIGASPELLFRLRQGEMETYPLAGTAKRGIDVAEDRQLARALLNDAKEIAEHNMLVDLHRNDIGRVARFGTVKVRNLMDIKRFSHVQHISSEIVGILHPDEDMFSALASNFPAGTLSGAPKVEAIKVINELEPDGRGAYGGALGSFNFNGDCIFAIPIRSLFINGESAYAQTCGGNVYDSNPADEYLEIQRKLSAMKVVLDSFMPQ; encoded by the coding sequence ATGACTTCTCCTGTACCCCAACATGATCAACCTGCACTTATTGATATTCCCAGCAAGCCACAGCGGATAAAGCTCACGCAAGATATTGATTTTTTCGCGTTATTCAAACGTATTGAGCATGTTTTTGAGACCTGTTATTTGCTCGAATCCTTGGGTGAAGACAGCCATATGTCACGTCATCATGCTATTGGCTTTGACCCTATCATGACTGTCACTGCTATCGATCGTACGACGCTTGCCATTACCGATAACAAAACCGCTGGAACCAAACACTATCAGACCGACAACCCGTATCAGCTGCTACGTACCATTACTCCGCAGCACGTCATTGCCCGTGAGCAAAGTGGCGGTTTGGTTGGCTACTTGGGCTATGACAGTGTCAATTTCTTTGAGCCAAGTGTCAATGCTAAGCCCAGCGATGATTTTGAGCCTTTTAAATTTGGTGTATATCTAGATGGCTTGACGTTCGATAAGATGACTGGTGAAATTTTCTACTTTTATTACCCAACCGCTCAACAAGACAATCGTATTGAGCAAATCAAAGCCTTACTTGATGCACCAATTTCAAGCCACAAGCCACCCACCGTTGAGTTTTTGGGTGATGGCATGAGTAAAGAGGAGCATGCTAAAGTCGTCATGCAAGTCAAAGAAGACATCATCTCCGGGCGTATCTTTCAGTGTGAGGTTGGCTTTAAATCCAAATATCGTATTGCAGGCGACAAGATGCCGATTTATGAAAAGCTGCGTGCGGTCAATCCATCACCGCACATGTACTTTATGAAGTTCACCCAGCAGTGCATCATTGGTGCCTCACCTGAATTGCTGTTTCGCCTACGTCAAGGCGAGATGGAGACCTATCCACTCGCCGGTACAGCCAAGCGCGGCATCGATGTCGCCGAAGACCGTCAGCTTGCCCGGGCCTTACTGAATGATGCAAAAGAGATTGCCGAGCACAACATGCTGGTCGATCTGCATCGCAATGATATTGGGCGCGTTGCACGATTTGGTACCGTAAAGGTGCGCAATTTAATGGATATAAAACGCTTCTCACACGTACAGCATATCTCTTCTGAAATCGTTGGTATTTTGCACCCTGATGAAGATATGTTTAGCGCGCTTGCCAGCAACTTCCCTGCTGGCACCTTGTCAGGCGCACCAAAGGTTGAAGCGATCAAAGTTATTAATGAGCTTGAACCAGATGGTCGTGGTGCTTATGGCGGTGCATTAGGGTCATTTAACTTTAACGGTGATTGTATCTTTGCCATTCCTATTCGCAGCTTATTTATTAATGGCGAATCTGCCTATGCACAGACTTGTGGCGGCAATGTTTACGACTCCAATCCTGCTGATGAATATCTAGAAATTCAGCGTAAGCTTTCTGCTATGAAAGTGGTGCTAGACAGCTTTATGCCTCAATAA
- a CDS encoding anthranilate synthase component II codes for MNVLIIDNYDSFTFNLYQYIGEILQTLDSDKPANVIVKRNDEITLADVQAMNLNRIIISPGPGAPDDPAYFGICAEVIKVMGKTTPLLGVCLGMQGIAYIFGGDVIRASVPMHGKVSSIRHDGAGVYQGLPQELEIMRYHSLMVQADTLPDCLTVTAIVANDDHAELSLTQSALAGDEIMGLQHKDYPIQGVQFHPESFATEGAKRLLTNFLLQV; via the coding sequence ATGAATGTTTTAATTATCGACAATTACGACTCATTTACCTTTAACCTTTACCAGTATATCGGTGAGATTTTGCAGACGCTGGACAGTGATAAACCAGCAAATGTCATCGTTAAACGAAATGATGAAATCACCTTAGCAGACGTACAAGCGATGAATCTTAACCGAATTATCATCTCGCCGGGTCCTGGTGCACCTGATGATCCTGCTTACTTTGGTATTTGTGCCGAAGTCATCAAAGTCATGGGCAAAACGACACCACTATTGGGCGTTTGCTTAGGCATGCAGGGCATCGCCTATATATTTGGCGGTGATGTGATACGTGCCAGTGTACCAATGCATGGCAAGGTTTCATCCATTCGCCATGATGGTGCAGGTGTCTATCAAGGCTTGCCACAAGAGCTAGAAATCATGCGCTATCACTCATTGATGGTACAAGCAGATACCCTACCGGATTGTTTAACCGTCACCGCAATCGTCGCCAATGATGACCATGCTGAGCTAAGCTTGACGCAGTCGGCACTAGCAGGTGATGAGATTATGGGCCTGCAGCACAAAGATTATCCCATTCAAGGCGTGCAGTTTCACCCAGAGTCATTTGCGACCGAAGGTGCTAAGCGTTTATTGACGAATTTTTTACTGCAGGTGTAA